From one Kwoniella dejecticola CBS 10117 chromosome 2, complete sequence genomic stretch:
- a CDS encoding eukaryotic translation initiation factor 5A — protein sequence MAEEEHHETFEATGAGASLTFPMQCSALRKNGHVVIKGRPCKIIDMSTSKTGKHGHAKVHLVATDIFTGKKLEDISPSTHNMDVPNVRRQEYQLLDIQDEFLNLMDGDGNSKDDVKVPDSELGQQITADFEAGKDLMVTIIAAMGEEQAISFKEAPQN from the exons AtggctgaggaagaacaCCACGAAACCTTCGAGGCTACCGGTGCCGGGGCTTCTCTTACCTTCCC CATGCAATGTTCCGCTCTCAGAAAGAACGGTCACGTCGTCATCAAGGGAAGACCCTGTaagatcatcgatatgtCTACCTCCAAGACTGGTAAACACGGTCACGCCAAAGTCCACCTTGTCGCTACCGAT ATCTTCACCGGTAAGAAGCTCGAAGATATCTCTCCTTCCACCCACAATATGGATGTTCCCAATGTCAGAAGACAGGAATACCAACTTCTTGACATTCAAGAC GAATTCCTTAACTTGATGGACGGTGATGGAAACTCCAAGGACGACGTCAAGGTCCCCGACTCTGAACTCGGCCAACAAATCACTGCCGACTTCGAGGCCGGCAAAGACCTCATggtcaccatcatcgccgCTATGGGTGAAGAACAAGCCATCTCGTTCAAGGAGGCCCCCCAAAACTAA